From a single Porites lutea chromosome 10, jaPorLute2.1, whole genome shotgun sequence genomic region:
- the LOC140951042 gene encoding uncharacterized protein, whose translation MPVTTTKRVSVGGLNGSCLQKMTEVDRGILHFKNITIRPPLGQAKVLQVKLEYPQEEDEFFQLQRGFFTLYCDRDIDQVKEKLHQATINNALSSWGLAVEVIIPWTPQLMGTTHLFNTGHYLAIQRVEYANVYWTVIDLMDIFITTQVVGIAPESLNIVLMDAHPPTSLDPFWSVVFSKLIKLGNDSLFTNSSGVVFESLLWRYPRAYCPLLDRNVNTLKYVQPFREYVLQRFGIPVHARPRNCSEDKIKVLLNFRRDYHSHPRNLDGTVDRKIANEKDVLKEMEENFPNITIVATQLDSLHLKTQLELVSSADIFFGMHGAAHAFPIFMPPGGAVVEMFNFNSNNWHMGKIAALSGHSHVVWVSTDAKAYNQRTRSTTIPPGVVKELLGKAIKKICD comes from the coding sequence ATGCCAGTGACAACTACAAAGCGTGTCTCCGTGGGCGGTCTGAATGGATCGTGTCTGCAGAAAATGACTGAAGTGGATAGGGGAATTCTGCATTTCAAGAATATTACCATTCGACCACCGCTTGGACAAGCAAAAGTTCTTCAAGTCAAGTTAGAGTACCCGCAAGAAGAAGACGAATTTTTCCAACTACAAAGAGGTTTCTTTACACTGTATTGTGATCGAGATATTGACCAGGTAAAGGAGAAGCTTCATCAGGCGACCATCAATAACGCGTTATCTTCTTGGGGGCTAGCAGTGGAAGTTATCATTCCTTGGACTCCGCAGTTAATGGGAACAACTCACTTATTCAACACTGGTCATTATTTGGCTATTCAAAGGGTCGAATATGCCAATGTTTACTGGACAGTCATTGATCTTATGGATATTTTCATCACAACACAAGTTGTGGGGATAGCACCAGAGAGCCTCAACATCGTTCTCATGGACGCGCACCCTCCCACTTCGCTCGACCCCTTTTGGAGTGTGGTCTTTTCCAAGCTTATCAAACTCGGTAACGATAGCCTGTTTACAAATTCTAGCGGTGTTGTGTTCGAAAGCCTATTATGGCGTTACCCACGGGCTTACTGTCCTCTGCTAGATCGAAACGTGAACACTTTGAAGTACGTTCAGCCATTTAGGGAGTACGTACTGCAGCGGTTTGGCATCCCTGTGCATGCGAGGCCTCGCAACTGCAGCGAGGACAAAATAAAGGTCCTGCTCAACTTTAGAAGAGATTACCACAGTCACCCCAGGAATTTGGACGGAACGGTCGACCGCAAAATTGCTAATGAAAAAGacgttttaaaagaaatggaagAAAACTTTCCTAACATCACCATTGTCGCAACTCAACTGGACTCGCTGCATTTGAAAACCCAGTTAGAGCTGGTTTCATCAGCAGACATTTTCTTTGGAATGCATGGAGCGGCCCATGCCTTCCCTATCTTCATGCCTCCGGGCGGAGCAGTTGTTGAAATGTTTAATTTTAACTCTAATAACTGGCATATGGGGAAAATAGCTGCGCTTTCGGGACATTCACATGTTGTTTGGGTAAGCACCGACGCCAAGGCGTACAACCAAAGGACAAGATCAACCACGATTCCCCCAGGTGTCGTAAAGGAACTTTTAGGAAAGGCAATCAAGAAAATTTGTGACTGA
- the LOC140950806 gene encoding uncharacterized protein: protein MSTKVCVKIRANGPNNFQHRWANNVGSCVVLVGSGVPTDATTPNNVGTCSRDPYSCFLRVVSRANFKTTGDYKHDIEVFIEDLKDYCTMQNWFDPSKESQAAKWTKQEKAMACLRASLSPASRAVYKYSLGLSAEDMAKLHLIINALREYYGSSIGLSGERQKFLRLLQNEDESIGSWETRMRSQASQCEYDISLTSLCQTQFIAGLTSETLRVKLIGKGHRHRDAAQTKVKLREVVKIGKSFEATTFANQLMRTARSTQPEQVNVTNKSTRENQTSAPPTPLCFWCHGSHPSPRQHHCPAFSKRCNKWGILDHFARACKGGTRKQVGNGQQSNFVDDDADEEAFIAECKATRRPAKKFFAHLHLVHDGKSKIVRAQIDSASTCNTIPSNLLSQLFLNLKVSETKSRICTYGSQTMRPKGQVTLVCYRKGRLGRLQTIDFLVVDVPGDKPPLLSGKNAQALDYLKIYADETNAIEDEILQTP from the exons ATGTCCACCAAAGTCTGTGTAAAAATACGTGCAAACGGACCCAACAACTTCCAGCATcgttgggccaacaatgttgggagttgtgtCGTCCTTGTTGGCAGTGGTGTAccaacggatgcaacaactcccaacaatgttgggacctgcagtagGGATCCATATTCATGTTTTCTTAGAGTCGTCAGCCGGGCAA ATTTTAAAACAACGGGAGATTACAAACACGACATTGAGGTATTCATCGAAGATCTGAAGGATTACTGCACCATGCAAAACTGGTTCGATCCGTCGAAGGAGTCACAGGCTGCAAAATGGACAAAACAAGAGAAGGCGATGGCATGCCTTAGGGCGTCACTGTCCCCTGCGAGCAGAGCGGTCTACAAATACAGTTTAGGGCTTTCAGCAGAAGATATGGCGAAACTTCACTTGATTATTAATGCCCTAAGAGAATATTACGGATCAAGCATCGGGTTGTCCGGTGAAAGACAGAAGTTTCTTCGCCTTCTGCAAAATGAAGACGAATCGATCGGTTCTTGGGAAACCCGTATGCGAAGTCAAGCTTCACAGTGCGAATATGACATTTCGCTGACGAGTTTATGCCAGACTCAGTTTATCGCCGGCTTAACGTCTGAAACCCTGCGTGTAAAACTAATCGGTAAAGGCCACAGACACCGAGATGCTGCACAAACCAAGGTCAAGTTGCGGGAAGTTGTTAAAATCGGAAAAAGCTTTGAGGCGACTACTTTTGCGAACCAGTTAATGAGAACCGCCCGAAGCACCCAGCCGGAGCAAGTAAATGTCACGAACAAATCCACACGTGAGAATCAGACTTCTGCTCCACCAACGCCACTGTGTTTTTGGTGTCACGGCAGCCATCCCAGTCCTCGTCAACATCATTGCCCTGCGTTTAGCAAGAGATGCAATAAGTGGGGAATCCTTGATCATTTCGCTCGTGCATGTAAAGGGGGAACAAGAAAGCAAGTAGGCAACGGGCAACAGTCAAATTTCGTTGATGATGATGCAGATGAGGAGGCGTTTATAGCAGAATGCAAAGCAACACGTAGACCTGCAAAGAAGTTCTTCGCTCATTTACACCTTGTTCACGACGGGAAGTCGAAAATTGTGAGAGCACAAATCGACTCAGCTTCCACTTGCAACACCATACCCAGCAATTTATTAAGCCAGTTATTCCTTAATTTAAAGGTGTCAGAGACCAAAAGCAGAATCTGCACATATGGAAGCCAAACAATGCGACCAAAAGGTCAAGTGACCCTAGTTTGCTACAGAAAAGGCAGACTAGGCAGACTACAGACAATAGATTTTCTTGTTGTGGACGTCCCGGGCGACAAACCACCACTTCTTAGCGGAAAGAATGCGCAGGCTCTGGATTATTTGAAGATTTATGCAGACGAAACAAACGCAATTGAGGACGAGATTCTGCAAACTCCGTAA